In Strix aluco isolate bStrAlu1 chromosome 36, bStrAlu1.hap1, whole genome shotgun sequence, one genomic interval encodes:
- the LOC141917295 gene encoding olfactory receptor 14A16-like, which yields MSNRSFITDFFLLAFADRRELQLLHFWLFLGIYLAALLGNSLIITAIACDHHLHTPMYFFLLNLSLLDLGSISTTLPKAMHNSLWDNRDISYSGCSAQVFFLLFLISAEFSLLTIMSYDRYVAICKPLHYGTLLGSRACVHMAAAAWGTGFLYAVLHTANTFSLPLCKGNAVDQFFCEIPQILKLSCSQSYLREVGLIMVSVCLAFGCFVFIVVSYVQIFRAVLRIPSEQGRHKAFSTCLPHLAVVALFVSTSFFAYLKPPSISSPSLDLVVSFLYSDLPPAVNPLIYSMRNQELRDALRKLFSWTFCSSDKQPISLHK from the coding sequence ATGTCCAACAGAAGCttcataactgatttttttctcctggcattcgcagacagacgggagctgcagctcttgcacttctggctcttcctgggcatctacctggctgccctcctgggcaacagcctcatcatcaccgccatcgcctgtgaccaccacctgcacacccccatgtacttcttcctcctcaacctctccctcctcgacctgggctccatctccaccactctccccaaagccatgcacaattccctctgggacaacagggacatctcctactCAGGATGTTCTGCTCaagtctttttccttctcttcttgatctcagcagagttttctctcctcaccatcatgtcctatgaccgctacgttgccatctgcaaacccctgcactacgggaccctcctgggcagtagagcttgtgtccacatggcagcagctgcctggggcactgggtttctctatgctgtgctgcacacggccaacacattttcactaccactctgcaagggcaatgctgtggaccagttcttctgtgaaatccctcagatcctcaagctctcctgctcacagtcctacctcagggaagttgggcttatCATGGTTAGTGTCTGTTTagcttttggatgttttgttttcattgtggtgtcctatgtgcagatcttcagggccgtgctgaggatcccttctgagcagggacggcacaaagccttttccacatgcctccctcacctggccgtgGTCGCCCTGTTTGTCAGCACTTCATTTTTTGCCTACCTGAAGCCCCCCTCTATCTCCTCCCCATCTCTGGAtctggtggtgtcatttctgtattcGGATCTGCCTCCAGCTGTGAACCCCTTAatttacagcatgaggaaccaggagctcAGGGATGCCTTGAGGAAGCTGTTTTCATGGACATTTTGCAGCAGTGATAAGCAGCCCATCTCTCTCCACAAATGA
- the LOC141917253 gene encoding olfactory receptor 14A16-like, translating to MCNSSFITEFLLLAFADRRELQLLHFWLFLGIYLAALLGNGLIITAIACDHHLHTPMYFFLLNLSLLDLGSTSTTLPKAMANSLWDNRDISYQGCAAQIFMFAFLISAEFSLLTIMSYDRYVAICKPLHYGALLGCRACVHMAAAAWGSGFLTAVLHTTSTFSLPCCQGNVLEQFFCEIPQILKLSCSHSYLREVGLIMVSACLLFGCFVFIVVSYVQIFRVVLRIPSEQGRHKAFSTCLPHLAVVSLFISSIIFAYLKPPSISSPSLDLVVSFLYSVVPPALNPLIYSMRNQEIKDSLRKLITRCYSEAINCSSSAEQQL from the coding sequence atgTGCAACAGCAGCTTCATCACTGAGTTTCTTctcctggcattcgcagacagacgggagctgcagctcttgcacttctggctcttcctgggcatctacctggctgccctcctgggcaacggcctcatcatcactgccattgcctgtgaccaccacctgcacacccccatgtacttcttcctcctcaacctctccctccttgaCCTGGGCTCCacctccaccactctccccaaagccatggccaattccctctgggacaacagggacatctcctacCAAGGGTGTGCTGCCCAGATCTTTATGTTTGCCTTCTTGATCTcagcagagttttctctcctcaccatcatgtcctacgaccgctatgttgccatctgcaaaccccttcACTATGGGGCCCTCCTGGGatgcagagcttgtgtccacatggcagcagctgcctggggtaGTGGTTTTCTCACCGCTGTACTGCACACTACAAGCACATTTTCGCTACCATGTTGTCAAGGCAATGTCCTAGagcagttcttctgtgaaatcccccagatcctcaagctctcctgctcacactcctacctcagggaagttgggcttatCATGGTTAGTGCCTGTTTactttttggatgttttgttttcattgtggtgtcctatgtgcagatttTCCGGGTAGTGTTGAGGATCCcttctgagcagggacggcacaaagccttttccacatgcctccctcacctggctgtggtctccctctttatcagTAGTATAATCTTTGCctacctgaagcccccctccatctcctccccatccctggacctggtggtgtcatttctgtactcggtGGTACCTCCAGCattgaaccccctcatctacagcatgaggaaccaggagatcaagGATTCCCTGAGGAAACTGATAACTAGATGTTATTCTGAAGCAATAAACTGCTCATCTTCTGCTGAACAGCAGTTATAA